One genomic region from Opisthocomus hoazin isolate bOpiHoa1 chromosome Z, bOpiHoa1.hap1, whole genome shotgun sequence encodes:
- the FEM1C gene encoding protein fem-1 homolog C → MDLKTAVFNAARDGKLRLLSKLLASKTREEVALLMSEKTNGATPLLMAARYGHLDMVEYLLDHCSASIEVGGSVNFDGETIEGAPPLWAASAAGHLKVVQCLLDHGASVNNTTLTNSTPLRAACFDGHLEIVKYLVEHKADLEVSNRHGHTCLMISCYKGHKEIAQYLLEKGADVNRKSVKGNTALHDCAESGSLEIMKMLLKYCAKMEKDGYGMTPLLSASVTGHTNIVDFLTQHVQTSKAERINALELLGATFVDKKRDLLGALKYWKRAMEMRYSDRTNVLSKPVPQTLIMAYDYAKEVNSSEELENLIADPDEMRMQALLIRERILGPSHPDTSYYIRYRGAVYADSGNFKRCINLWKYALDMQQSNLDPLSPMTASSLLSFAELFSFMLQDRAKGLLGTTVTFDDLMGILCKSVLEIERAMKQTQCPPDPIQLNKALSIILHLICLLEKVPCSSEQEHFKKQTIYKFLKLQPRGKNNFSPLHLAVDNNTTCVGRYPVCKFPSLQVTAILVECGADVDVRDSDNNSPLHIAALNNHPDIMNLLIKSGSHFDATNSHKQTASDLLDEKEIAKNLIQPINHTTLQCLAARVIVNHNIYYAGHIPEKLEKFVLLHR, encoded by the exons ATGGATCTAAAGACAGCAGTGTTCAACGCAGCTCGTGATGGCAAGCTGCGGCTCCTTTCCAAGTTACTGGCAAGCAAAACAAGAGAAGAGGTAGCCCTACTGATGTCAGAGAAAACCAATGGTGCCACCCCACTTCTGATGGCAGCCCGTTATGGTCACCTTGACATGGTGGAGTACTTGTTGGACCATTGCTCTGCGTCGATAGAAGTTGGTGGCTCGGTGAATTTTGATGGTGAGACGATTGAGGGGGCTCCGCCGTTATGGGCAGCGTCAGCAGCTGGCCACTTGAAGGTGGTTCAGTGTCTGTTAGATCACGGTGCGTCTGTCAACAATACAACTCTGACAAATTCAACACCGCTTAGAGCTGCCTGTTTTGATGGTCACTTGGAAATAGTGAAATATCTTGTGGAGCACAAAGCAGACCTGGAAGTGTCAAACCGTCATGGGCATACGTGCTTGATGATCTCATGTTACAAAGGCCACAAAGAAATTGCTCAGTATTTACTTGAAAAAGGAGCTGATGTTAACAGAAAAAGTGTTAAAG GAAACACCGCGTTACATGACTGTGCAGAATCTGGAAGTTTGGAGATTATGAAGATGCTTCTCAAGTATTGTGCTAAAATGGAAAAGGATGGTTATGGAATGACTCCCCTTCTGTCAGCTAGTGTGACAGGCCACACAAATATCGTGGACTTTCTGACCCAGCATGTACAAACCAGTAAGGCTGAGCGTATAAATGCTCTGGAACTTCTAGGAGCAACATTCGTGGACAAAAAGAGAGATCTGCTTGGTGCTCTGAAATACTGGAAGCGAGCTATGGAAATGAGATACAGTGATAGAACTAATGTCCTGAGCAAACCTGTGCCACAAACACTAATTATGGCATATGATTATGCTAAAGAGGTAAACAGCTCAGAAGAGCTAGAAAATCTTATTGCAGACCCTGATGAAATGAGAATGCAAGCGTTATTAATTAGAGAGCGTATTCTTGGCCCTTCTCACCCAGATACATCTTACTATATTAGATACAGAGGTGCTGTCTATGCAGACTCTGGAAACTTCAAGCGTTGCATCAACTTATGGAAATATGCTTTGGACATGCAGCAGAGCAATCTTGATCCGCTGAGCCCTATGACAGCCAGCAGTTTACTATCATTTGCTGAACTTTTCTCCTTCATGCTGCAAGATAGGGCAAAAGGCCTGCTAGGCACTACCGTCACATTTGATGATCTCATGGGTATACTGTGCAAAAGCGTTCTTGAAATAGAACGGGCAATGAAACAAACCCAGTGTCCTCCTGATCCAATACAGCTGAACAAAGCCCTTTCcatcattttacatttaatttgctTGTTGGAGAAAGTACCTTGCAGCTCAGAACAGGAGCATTTTAAGAAACAGACTATTTACAAGTTTCTTAAGCTTCAGCCTAGAGGGAAGAATAACTTCAGTCCGCTTCACCTTGCTGTTGACAATAATACTACATGTGTGGGTCGCTACCCAGTTTGTAAATTCCCCTCCCTACAAGTTACCGCTATTTTGGTGGAATGTGGTGCTGATGTAGATGTCAGAGACTCTGATAACAACAGTCCATTACACATTGCTGCACTGAACAACCATCCAGACATCATGAATCTTCTTATCAAGTCAGGCTCACACTTTGATGCCACAAACTCGCATAAACAAACTGCTAGTGATTTGCTGGATGAGAAGGAAATAGCAAAAAATTTAATCCAGCCCATAAATCATACTACATTGCAGTGTCTTGCTGCTCGTGTAATAGTGAATCATAACATATACTATGCAGGGCACATCCCTGAAAAACTAGAGAAGTTTGTTTTGCTCCATAGATGA